The genomic segment ggtagcttTGCGCTTTGACTGCTACTGGGATTGCAGCTGGAGTTCATATCAGCGCTAACCTGGTTAGCTGCCATGCTAACGCAGACAGCGCAAGGTCAGTGTGCGCATTCACTAAAAGCTACAAATCCGATTACCGACACAGTCAACTCACTGGTTAGTGCACTTGTATGTAGTTAATgttttaaatactgtacatcacaTAAGTCTGAAAGCACTGTAATGTTTATTAAAAGCAAGTTAGTTTGATCAAAACATCACTTACCAGCTAACGCCGCCATCTTTGGGAATGGTTACGTCAAATTGCTTCCTGTGCGTATAACCTCGAGCTGCTGAGGGCGCTGCTGTATCAGAAAATCCTGACCAGATACTACAAAGAATTAatttaagaataaaaatatttaaatgtatttttcttattcATCTTATTCAGTCATTCCTCACTGCCAGGACTAAAATTCTGGAAAAACTAAatcttttatttgtgtgttaGTTTAAAGCATATACTTTTTATGGACTTTATGTTAATAAGTGTCTGTGCAGAGGTGCAGAAGCAGAACGTGGCTGGACTATTGGCAGCTGGAAATCAGGATTAATgactttagaaaataaaacagccTGTTTTATGTCATGCAATGTATTTTAGAGCCCTTATCAACTTCTTTATAGCATGCAACACATAATATTTAAGCATATACTTGACTACCTTAAAAATACAATAGTAACAATCACTTCCACAATGTGTCTGTGGATTAAATTAACAACTGCACTTTTATTTAAACACAATCTGCCCCGGTTACTCACAGTAGTCTTTAAAATAACTGGTTTTGTACTTTCACTTAAGAGGTTAGGACTTGACCCAGATAATCAAATTTGAAGCAACAGCCAGGCTCTGCTGGTTTAGCtgcaaacacatttatttaactACACATATCAGAATCACAATATACTTCTCATGTCAGACAGAAATAGCTGAGTATGATTCCCAAACCCTCTGTTACAACTGTGGTTGTGTTTTGGAGCTCATGAGCAAGGCACTGactggagctgctcagtggctcACAGCAGCCGATTGTGGTTTTACTCGGCAGCTTccagtggagagagagaaagagagagagaagagaatggAAAGTGAAGTTTAGCTGTCTTTCCATGGATTTAAAAGAATACTGTATATCCTAAATCCCACAGGGCTGTggcaaaacagcatcacagGCAGAGCAGCCTGGCACTGCAGCTAATAGAGTAATAATTAATCAGACAATTATTATTTGATGAATCATTTAGTCTATAACAAGAGTCGAGAGCTCAAATTACCTCagtggaaaaaataaaacaccagtTGAGATCGAAAGTTCATGCCAAACACTGGAAAAAGTCACATCAGATGCAAGTTGGCCTAGTTGTCATGGAAATGTCGATTTAGCTGAGCATTTTTAAGGACACCTCATCTTCAGAAAGATTGTGTAATATGGATCAAGAAGAAGACGTTTCACCTGCACAATACCTCTCCATCATACCTGGCAAACTGCTCTGCATGCAATACTGTAATGTATGCAATGTAATTCTAGAGAAATGAGATGCAGATGAGACAGGAAGCAGTCCTTAAACTTAAACTCCATCAACGAATATTTAGTCATCCACCTCTCTTTAAATCGTCTAAACCTAAAACAAAGGTTGAAGTGTagagacaaaaatatatattttggtgTCAGGTTAGCATTGTCCCAGTACTGTCCTGTTTTACTTTATGTGTTTTCTGTACTGTTACCTTTTTGTACCGTTTTCACCCCTCTATGCACCTCTGACCAAATTAATTTCCACTTTGGATAATAAAGTTATATTTGATTTAGTTTGATTTGAGTGCTGCTGGCTGTAGTTTAAGAGTTTTGTCACTGTAACTCATTGCACAGATAGGCACAGCTAATTAATtgttaaatttgactttttgactttttatgctCAGATTTTGCAGAGAGAAATACCCAAAATGATATTATATTACCTAAATTTGTCTAAAGTTTTGACAGTAAATTCTAAACATGCAGTAAGTGCTTATGAGATGTCTCGTGGTCTGGATCTAGTCCCCAGACAGCTAGTTTGAGACCCCTGGTTTACTTAATATCAAATATGATGACATTGCCCAAACTTCAAACTTGATTACTTAGTCTGACCTGCAGGCAAAAAGaagatttattttaattttatactGGTATTAAATTGGTAAAATGTGGTGCGTAGGCACTGTCAGCACTGCGTTTATTAGAGAGACAACGCTTCAGTCGTGTACCTTTGTCTGGCATGCGGGAATCAAACTTTTTCTTACATTAAATCTTCGCATTTGAGGCTGACGAATgtcaaatgaattgcctttaaTTAAAGTAATTTGGAAAGCTCTTTAATCTCCTGTTGACTAAGTGTTCAAAAGAAAGTAAGTgcatcctgtttttgttttgccctCATTTTGCTCCACAAACTGACtgagcagcatcagcagcagcagcagcagcagcggggaCGCCAGCAGGGTGGAGATAGAGAGCAACCAGAGAACATCGAAAGCATGTTATCACGTAATGATAGTCCcagcactgaaaacacacactgcagtttCTCCAGGAATAGCTGCTCAGTTAAACTTGTCCACATCAGCGAGGGAACTGAGAACTGGCtggaaaagatgaaaaaaagtttttacaaATGGCTTTTATTCTGTCTTAATCATGTACAAACTTTTTGGAcaagttaaaataataataaagtctgACAACTGCAGTTGCTTTGCTTGTGGTTTTCTAGGTCAAACCAAATtcaaccatatatatatatagcagagCTTTTATGTACTTAGAGttcaaaacattaaatataggCACTGGAATAGCGTAAAAGGACAAATGTTTCAAGACTACAGCACTGTTCAAAGTTGTCCCCTGCCACTAGCAGGCAAAGAGCTTTGGCATTTCAGATAATAAGCATGaatccacatttaaaaaaagtcctgTATAGGAGGAGCAAAAATACAAGTTAAGCCGTCACAGACTTGGAGGTTATAGTGGCAGCGTGTGTTGCTGTGCTGAACTGCAGACCACAGGAATGGCCTATTTTGGGAAAAGATCTCCTCCTCTGAAAGAAGAAAGCGCAGCTCGCCTCCTCATTGAGCGTCCAGGATGTCTGTGGGTAGGATGTCTGGTTTGCCACTCGGGCTCTGTGATGTCTCCCCTGACCAGGAAGAGGGGGTGACCTGATTATAGAGGACGTCCTGAGAGCCAAAAAGTGGCTCTTTGAGATTCAGGGTGTACATGAGGAACAGATTGAGAGCCACCATGGCAAGAAGCGGGAAGACGGTCAGGCCGGAGCCAAAGCCTCTCCAGGAGCTGCATGTGTTCAGGCTGATCCAGTAAACAAGCCTGTAGaggattaaacacaaaacagtaAATCAGGTCAAGTTCAAACTTCACTGATAACCACGCACAACCTCCCTGACGGTGTTTAATAAAGCAAGATTACCAGTTAAACTACCTCAGCAGAAGTATTCAGGAAACCTAAAAGGACCAATACAACAATGCAAAATTACTCcatcacatttgtggttttgattttattctttatatcaAATATAAATAAGTTTAATATGTGCTGATTTGTGGTCATGAACATTACAGTTCTGTCTTTACATGTCAGTTTTCTTTATTGTGAACTGATGCGACCTGTGTTTAATGTCTATGTATCAAAGTCACAAAGGAtcggtttatttatttttttaaagattatttttagggcttttccacctttaggacaggacagctaggtgagagagggggaagacatgaagtaaatcgtcacaggtcggactcgaaccttggatctctgcgtcgaggcataaacctccacgTCTATGTGTGCCTGCTGCACCCACtaagccaacccggccacacaaaGGATCAGTTTTTAAACCAGAATTAACACAGTTTAATCCTGGATCAGTTTCCTTTATCAAACACCCCTTCGGTCCACATTTGGGCCTCACCTTCCAAAGATGAACATGGCGACCAGTATGGGCACCAACTTCAGCTGGTCTTGAGGCAGTAAAGCGGCCATAACGACGAGGTTGAGGACGTAGAGGAGTAACTGTTCCAAGGACGCCGTGacaaacagctgctgcagcGCCCGTCTTCTGGGAAACGACTCCTGCAGACTGAAGGAGCCTTTGCAGAACTGGCAGGCTGCACCCATGAGCATCGCTGCGAGGGATGAAAGAGCAATAAGTCAGTTAGCATCTTGACTCTTGGCCATCTTTCCGCAAACAACTCCTAGCTGCACTTGATCTCGTCTGACAGCATACTTTGTCAATATCTTCATTTGAATACAGCAACTGCCAGCAGAATGGCCTACATGCAAGTACTCCTCACTGTCATCAGCTTGACAAATAGGTGAGAGGAAAATGGTCTTTGGTTTGGATGTTTTTGCCACCTGCCCTCTCCTTTCTGGTCGCCCAGGTTGGAAAGTGATTAAAATATTCTGAAACAATTAGGCCACAGCCTGGGAGACGAGAGACGCTGCCAACCTCTTATTGTAGTTTCCATTTAAAGCTATGCGCAGGAGAAGGAAATTATGCTTCTCTCTAGAGGCCCTGGGAGACGTCTGCTGCACTGAGGTTGAAAGCGCATGAAATTAAAGGGGACAGGATACAGTGAAACATTCCAAGACAAGGCGGCTAGACAAACCAAATCCTCTCTTAATCTTTATCTTTCATTTGTGGCGCTCACATGGCTGTTTTTCTATGTCAGTGTACAGGTGTTTGAAGCGTACCGAGCAGGATGGGGACGGCTGCCACCACGCAGCAGCAGAAGGTGAAAACGATGCGGCTGGCTATGTCGGGGCAGTCGGGGGGTTTAATGGGGACATAGAAATAGAGTGCATAGAGGATCCCAGCTGCACACAGAAGAGAAGCCAGGACTGAAAAGAAAGCAGGAACTCGGCCGCTCTGACAGCATTTACACTGGcagcagcgacagcagcatcGTCCCCGATCTGAAGCCTCCTCTGCGGCCTCGCAAGTCTCTCCCCGCCCCACTGAGCTCCACACAGTCAGCTCCACGCTCTCTGGCAGCGGGCCTATCAGAGGTCGACCCTCGTCCACAGTGCAGTCCAGATTGGTGGATTCTGGACTCCATCTCGGTGTGTCTGTGCCGTTGGACATGTCTCCCTGAGAGGCTGGGGTTGGAAAGCTGATGCAGTTTTCCGTGGCGGCATCCAAATTGTGCGCTGTGATGATCGGACTGGAAAGAGTTTGATCGAgctctccctcctctgtctgATCTGCTCGTGGCTCATCTGGGAGGTCGTCGCCGGGCTGCTGGTGGCAGGGAGCAGAGCCTGTtcaaaccagagcacattttacTACACAATCCAAAACCAGATACTGAGAGCAATCAACTGCATACTCATACTAATCAATCATTCCCTTACTTTATGTCAGGCCAGGGTCTCATGTAACATTGCAGAGGGGTGGGCACATGGATTAACTTAATAGCAGGCCCCGGGGCCAATAATTGCTGTTGGGCCCCTATTGACCCACCCTCTGTGTGTTTATGCCCTGTCCCCTCCTCTACGTTCCTACAGTTTCAGTGGACACAGAGACCCAGAAACCAACCAGTACTCCTGTGCAAGAATATTACAACATGATCACAAGTTTTCTTTGTGTCAATTAGTTTGTGATAATTTGATCAAACATTAAGTAATTTACAACTATGCACCACATAAACACAATATAAATAGACATAACTACAGTACTGAAACTAGAGACTCTACAATACATGAGCACACGATAAGGTCATGATGCACCTTAGTTGAAAATTGTACAATTATGAATATACAGTTGAACTTGGAGCTTTCGGGGTGTCTGGGGATCTGGGGCCCTGGCCGGTTGATAATCCAGCTTTGGGCATCTTGTTAAACTGATAAAGTTTCCTCTTCACCTTTTAATCAATAGAATCATATTATATAGAATGAATTATTTACTTTATATCAACCATCTGGTGGCAATGTGCGACTTGTGGACATCTACGGATGTTCTCTCAACTTTTACAAGTGTTTTTATCGTTGCTATAGGCGATCGTATCAACATCCATGACACATCTAAATGATTTCTTGGTTGAAGGATTGCAAACATTCACCCACTTCACATTATAGATGATGTCTCCCTCCTGCAGGACTGCAGCACTTCAGACTCTAAATACATCTGAAACTTGTCTCTCCAAAAACAATTAACTTTTTTCCTAATAAGTTAAGTTTGTTACGTTATTATATGCATGTGCCTGGTCCACCTGGACTTCATAAGCCACTACAAATACAAAGAACATAACTTTTTATATATAACCAACAAACAAAGAACTTTGTCTCATGTCCCGAGCTTGACAAACAAAGGCTCCTTTCCTATAACACAactcaggttttttttattattttttttatattccatcCAGAAGAACTCATGCAGGGCATTTTACTAAAAAGTGCAGTTCTTAAATCGGCATACAATGAGCAATTAAATATAGTCTTCAATCTCACATAACTTACATAAGAAAACGAAGCCCTTTCTTTTCAGGGAGACactaaagcaacactaaagcacttttcccgctttgccccccctacaggttggaagcggaattgtccattacattacattatgcaagtttgccagatcgagcagcggatctgtagttcgaatgagacatgagacattacgacagcggtaatggacaattccgcttccaacctgtagggtgaccgaagcgggaaaagtgctttagtgttgctttaaatctgCCTGTTTCTAAAGCTAATGGTTATGTAGCTGAATGTAACTGTACTGGACTCAACTTATTACTAATTAAAATGGGTTTTTTTCACCTCACAGTGCTTTGTTGTGTCCTCACTAGCACTACAAACAACTTATACAATTTCAACATGTATAAAAATCTTTTATGCAAGGCATAAATGTCGATTTAGTCCAGAGCTCATGTAGGTACATCTACACATGTGCTTAACCTTAAAAAACTCATTTTATTGTGCATTGCTTAATAACTGTTACTTTGCTTTAATCAGCCCTGACTCTGTCTCAACTCTCTTTGGATCCAGTCTGGACTCAAACTCCACTTCACTTCTATGCTAATTTGCTCTGGCCTCCCCTCAAATCCTGCAGCTccatcagacagacagtaaaaaACAGCAGTAATAACTCACTCCTTGGTTGATTGGTTGCTGGTGGTGGTTCAAGGGAGCGCTGGGAGCCGGAGACAGAGTGGGAGGACGAGTGCAGCTCCTCCACCGAGGACTCGGGACTGTCTGACACCGGCGCCAAGGAGATCTGAGTGTCCAGGTCCAGGAAGGGGGAGAAGGAGAGCCTGGTCGGGTCGATGTCCTGGAGCTGGTTGATGATGTCGCTGATGGACTCCTTCATGCTGTCGAGCTCCTTCACATTCTGCCGCTTAGTGGCCTGAAGCCCCGAGGTGCTCATAGTCACACAGCCTGAGAGGAGCAGGAAGAGGtccagataaaaaaacaaaaaacagaccaGAAACCAGTTAAAAACACCAAAGCAGGGACTCACAGGGCAATACAACCTCCTCCATTCTGCTCCAAGTGTCAGGGAAGCCAAATCAGTACACGTCTTATCACAGTGTCTCATCTTTACTTTTTATTAAATAGAGTAAAATAGTCACTTTCTTCAGATCCATCAGATCCATCAGGTGGCACTTGGAAAAAGAAACCACCTCAGAATAAATCCTGACAGAATATTTaagatcattaaaaaaaagctttggaaaccaaaaacatttaacatgtgaagcactttgtaacttctGTTTTAGAAAAACATTTACTTTACCACTTTTTATTAACAAAGGTAGCGTTTAAAAATTGGCAAATATAAAAATCCTTAAAACCGAAACTTCACAGGGACTTTATGTGGTTATGTTATGTGAGGAAAGGGGCTTTTTTGGGAGGGAATAAAGGAAATCAGTGTTGATATGTCTGTATGTGGCTGTACAATAATCAGCACTGACAGGAAGTCAAAGTGTATCTTCCTCTGCAAGGTAACGCTGAAGGTAATTTTGATTTCTTTTAGGAATAACAAGAAGTAAGACTGATGAACAGTTCCAAATAAGAACAGATTGGTACACACTAAGAGGTTGAAGATGCTGCAACACTGAGGTCAtgtcctctgtgtttttttctaagAATCTGGAGGTTTCAACAACCTGGGGAGAGTTTACATTCGacaattaaaaacatattcatgGTGGGTGGTACAGGCTCATTCCAGTGTGTTTAGACTCAATACGTACATTTGACTAAAGTATTTGAAGAACTATGGTTCAAAAATGAATATCAGTGTCTGTAAAACACTTAAGTTTCGGGAATATaagaatgttttgtttgaaattttgggaaatacgcttctTCGCTTTCTTTCTAAAAGTTAAATGACAAGAATGAtactctcatatctgtacgTTAAATATAAATCTACAGCTGGCtggcgtatttcccaaaatgttgaactatttctttgaaaaaatgtatcaaaCTGCTAAGTGAATCAGGGTTAAATAAAAAGCTTTGtctatatttatacatttccTGCTTTAAAGCCAAGAAGCTTTAGATGCTTGTCACGTTAATGGAAATAATGGAGCAATATTTTAGCACAGTGGTTTCCAAACTTCATGTTGTGTGGTTGTGAGCAGTGATCTTTGTCTTTCAGGATTTTTAGGGGCCTAAAGAGGTTAAAGTATCCAGTATTACACTCATTTTGAGGATGTTTAGAAGCCCAAGGAAGTGAAATATATAGTATTTCACAAAAAATAGCAAACTATAACAATATGTttctataaaatatgttttttcttgATCCCTTTAATCATCTGGTGACCTCTCAGATAAATGTTGGGATCCATTTGGGATCCACGCACAGGAACAATATTTTCATGatttcttacatttttgttgccaaTCCTAATGTACATCTGAGTAcaatttgaatgcaggacttttactttaacACTTTACTTTTGCTACTTTACTTAAAGTAAATGATGTGAATACTTCTTTTAGCACTGTTGGTTACTTTTTCAGTCACTTcttaccagtggtggaaaataactaagtacatttactcaagtatgccactgtacaattttgaggtacttgtattaATACCTTACCTTGAGTACAGAGGGAACTATTgtattttactgcactacatttatttaataacgTTAGTTACTTACATTTAGATTATAAATACAATCAATTCATAAATGATGATGTAATATTAGCCTGTAAGCTACCCAAGTCAAATTAGATACCAGCTGCAAGTGATGAGCacatgcatcaataattataatccaataatatacaTTATTCGGTATAATGAGTTCTTTTAGTACTCAAAGTAtgttgatgctaatacttttgtatttttactgtaaaatatgtaatatttgatGTAatactttgaatgcaggacttttacttgtagccTAAAAGAGTATTTCTACATTGTGGTATTTCTACTTTAACTTAAGGTACAAGTTCTGAGTAGGCTACTTATTTTATCACTGCTTCTTactatgtaaaaataaatacttacagTTAGACGATTTGGACAAAACTAAAGCGTCTgacaaatgaatgtaaaacaaaaccaaCCACGCGCCTTTGTTGGTCTGCCGTTATTTGAACTGCATGGTGAATTTCAAAGGTTTTTTATTAACATCTGCAGATTGCATTTGGAGCATTTTCTTCAGGATGTTTTTGGCGCAAATCCAAATGTGGCGCAGAATAAGCACGCTAAATCTGCGGCGGGGATCTTTCTCCAAACAATTGGGGCTTTTACCATGTATAGAGCGCAAATTAGGACTCGTCGGGCTTTGGGTCGGAGGGGAATACATCTCGGTGGTTATCAGAGTTGGCTTGGATGTAGAAACGCGCGTAGGGGGCAATGTACTTATACCCCCCGCTGAAAAATGACTTTTCTCCGCTGCTGAGtagatatttcttttttatgattCCTCTTCCGCAAAGCAAGTAAAGTCTGGTCTTGTGTGGTTTAGTGTAGGGGCTGCAGGAAATGCCTAATTTGGTGATAAATAAATCAAACGCGCCCGCATGAATCTGCGCGTAAAGGATACACAAGTCTTTCTCAAATAGCAGCGCTGAAACCTTATATTGTGTGGCCATTCAGCAGCAATTACAGCAGTTAACAGTCAGATCTCAGACACAATTGAGATACATAGCTGCATGAAATGCCTGTCTAAGCGCTTCATTCAATTAGAAACATGCCGCGTACAAATGGACTTACTTTAGTCGGAGGTTGCAGAGTATTTGGTGAGTTTAATCTTCtcgcagttaaaaaaaaaaacctctccgTCCTTCTCTGCCTTTCTTCCCTCCCCCTCCGTTTGCTTTTTGTCTTTCAGGATCCTGAACTTCTGAATCAAATTTCAGGACGGACAAAATACTAGGATTTTCCTCCGCCcacaagtttttttcttttctttcctgggTACCATGTCCAACACCATATGGAGCAAATAAagccaggaggaggaggaggaggaggcactTTCTCTCAGTTTACCTCCAAATTCAACATTAACAATCACATCCATCACAAACACAAGTTTAACTAAACAGGACAGTAAACATTTACACTCAAACTAAACCTCAGCACTCCTCTAATATTCATACACCAGTGTATACTACTGTGTAATGACTTTCCTGCACTGTGTTTAAGACctgtattgttgttttgtctgtatTTATTACTATTATGTCATTATAATGAACTACAAGATGGTCACAGggacttttgtttttatctacTGTAAAatacatcatgtcttttttttttttttgggggggggtatGCATTACAGTGACCAACATTGTGTTAAAACAGTGAATATTGATTGTATTGTATGTTGCTTCTTTTCTATAATATTCCTACAATGATTTTGTGTGCGAAGTGATTAGACGATTGACAGACTATTACTCACCAACTAT from the Sander vitreus isolate 19-12246 chromosome 9, sanVit1, whole genome shotgun sequence genome contains:
- the LOC144522881 gene encoding uncharacterized protein LOC144522881; the encoded protein is MSTSGLQATKRQNVKELDSMKESISDIINQLQDIDPTRLSFSPFLDLDTQISLAPVSDSPESSVEELHSSSHSVSGSQRSLEPPPATNQPRSSAPCHQQPGDDLPDEPRADQTEEGELDQTLSSPIITAHNLDAATENCISFPTPASQGDMSNGTDTPRWSPESTNLDCTVDEGRPLIGPLPESVELTVWSSVGRGETCEAAEEASDRGRCCCRCCQCKCCQSGRVPAFFSVLASLLCAAGILYALYFYVPIKPPDCPDIASRIVFTFCCCVVAAVPILLAMLMGAACQFCKGSFSLQESFPRRRALQQLFVTASLEQLLLYVLNLVVMAALLPQDQLKLVPILVAMFIFGRLVYWISLNTCSSWRGFGSGLTVFPLLAMVALNLFLMYTLNLKEPLFGSQDVLYNQVTPSSWSGETSQSPSGKPDILPTDILDAQ